One Salvia splendens isolate huo1 chromosome 12, SspV2, whole genome shotgun sequence genomic window carries:
- the LOC121757803 gene encoding histidine kinase CKI1-like — protein MGLNKTAQKQVQQELVFSTALANQMKADRKSMNKSVAFVSGCHDIRTALVAISSLINLCRATAKPEPELTSNLHQMSSCAMDLLVILNSIIDTSKIEARKMQLEEEEFNVAKLVEDVVDLFYPLSMKKGVDIVLDPTDCSIFEHIVVKRDRAKLKQILCNLLRNAKETAIAQGTGLGLGIIRSLVHLMGVECKCSLNLRNILCFGTRRS, from the exons ATGGGCCTCAATAAGACGGCTC AAAAACAAGTCCAACAAGAACTTGTTTTCAGTACTGCTCTTGCAAACCAAATGAAAGCGGATCGCAAGAGTATGAACAAGAGTGTTGCATTTGTCAGTGGTTGCCACGACATACGTACTGCTCTGGTTGCCATATCCAGCCTCATAAATCTTTGTCGTGCAACTGCAAAACCAGAACCTGAATTGACATCCAACTTACACCAGATGAGTAGTTGTGCAATGGATCTCTTAG TCATACTGAACTCTATTATTGACACAAGCAAAATTGAAGCTAGGAAAATGCaactggaagaggaggaatTCAATGTAGCAAAGCTTGTTGAAGATGTTGTGGATTTGTTCTATCCCCTCAGCATGAAGAAAGGCGTGGATATTGTGCTCGATCCCACTGACTGCTCAATCTTCGAGCATATAGTCGTTAAAAGGGATAGGGCGAAGCTCAAACAGATTTTATGCAACTTGTTGAGAAATGCTAAGGAGACGGCCATCGCACAAGGAACTGGTTTGGGTTTGGGAATCATCCGATCCTTG GTGCATCTCATGGGGGTTGAATGCAAATGCAGCCTCAATCTCAGAAATATCTTGTGTTTTGGGACAAGGCGTTCATAA